A portion of the Nomia melanderi isolate GNS246 chromosome 2, iyNomMela1, whole genome shotgun sequence genome contains these proteins:
- the Patronin gene encoding calmodulin-regulated spectrin-associated protein patronin isoform X9 produces the protein MWSAISRLFVKGKTVEPAPRTEDRTCDGVPGTVVHDFDAMDRNAGDDRRKGPAGEPQHAGPESEHFSDAYDSRQAKQRASVKWLLSKAYNNRVPENLREPYYVDHEDQEHLKPQIVHALSNAELYCLALANIYSDPNYHNQNHCGILQALARKGVYLTEPNNTQLTETILIQNSPLKMSAHMAVIEGLMVLYAKEVVTGDRLVSAIRRFDPQAEVEVPADHEKGLLLWISHASHALIAKIQTEEGAGDKTRLPELPAAKDFQSLCDGVGLAAVVAFYCPGELNWMDIRVSKRPSVADALHNLSLVHAFCNRCLPYSIFHMQPEDVTYMRGSMKQNLVVFLADMYNVLEIHPAKCVRYPGEERAMQFLDACPRNSHGVAHKRSLPQSIAPIPDLRSNLSVSAPGFTVAKAASSSSVKKSQSLQQTAENYSHDDRRTGSEESFVVHRGKGIPTLSSVADEKSVARADAAGRPSNWEEQRRSSYAGRRSRRNSVSDDSQLTIENFGGSQDNLHNFGRNPDKEVGVHIGKRSTTEPTLPARSSVQDVYGSGVQHILADNGYGNDEPPRLRRQTSNSSLDNVALKQILHSSDNDNSEGDTSKLASFANLNRQSSEKGINLTYTESEDATTKSNLTIKKHGQTNGNGNGEKKTTFATLPNTTTWQQQSNQQSQQAEQHSVDENGGNTIMASQLNNIRLKLEEKRRHIENEKRRMEVVMSKQRQKVGKAAFLQAVTKGKVKSPSSSTSGGDSPAEIGPPTPVTSGSSGETPTSVSETTPVPQQPFQEKPQRPFSLKEISEDVRDVEHKWLEHDGNAPFIETRRTPDIENMDLEQYHQSISQLNNSLSEIQGDIQRLANQQNQIQQQHLMSQHQQQMQQQLQQLQSLSQHHMQSFGMSAMNTLSSKLQEPQQSQFYLHDQPQLQRRMWGQPPPTQSLANEIAAVGYQQSMDPRYGSQSTGYQQDMRLYQDTRNWGTHSHQQKGFVLHDTPPEPRYLNGGDHSLCNNQMSHPGSTYPTSSSIFNQTPPSSASPQHRNAVHRISQLMSESPEPKRPTVHHIPIKCESPTEKRQVTALHAPVPAPPVDDMKPQNISFIGNDDELSQGIRGLHITSGSRTYRIPSPTRPSISRNSFQPHPSLREATPSPSGTPEVTPLDPTDAGEKGFYICFDNDAPKKPKPTLRVKRTSPKKERTASSYVENEDFTVRPESPATISDRQKLLETQRELDREKQRHIDERDFQRHEIRDKELQREVEREKQRERRETSAENRQSGVGLVIGNQLANPDPNSLDEMERKKERIMLLSLQRRQQQEEMKERKEAEAQARREQEKLKAEERARKKEEERQRRAAILEQHKVKKAIEEAEREGKVIDKELLNAIKPTKLRNKTATTRPRPKTIHVDAGAELDSGALTPSRGKKGSSSNLSTVSSVDSPDDGRGSSPCRSMNQLGRRGSYKTSRDVQEPQQQVRGRPKYPSYQNFKGRKSNSLMNLCGSSSDQDGMMCRYTDTDSGLGRATPPRRAPSPGMGSMRHLPSPSGPGSLPPGLMTKRRVFDDGSSDISSTPSSMMDYNGPRLYKQPTTKSNRGIMLNAVEYCVFPGTVNKEAKKRVLDEIARSESKHFLILFRDAGCQFRALYSYCPDREEVSKLYGTGPKQVMDKMFDKFFKYNSGGKCFSQVHTKHLTVTIDAFTIHNSLWQGKKVNLPNKKDMPLVI, from the exons GATCAAGAACACCTGAAGCCGCAGATTGTCCACGCACTTTCCAATGCAGAACTGTACTGCCTGGCGCTGGCAAACATCTACTCGGATCCAAATTACCACAATCAGAACCACTGCGGTATTCTGCAAGCCCTTGCCAGAAAAGGTGTTTACCTCACGGAACCAAATAACACTCAACTCACCGAAACAATCCTCATTCAAAATTCACCACTCAAAATG TCCGCGCATATGGCTGTGATAGAGGGCCTGATGGTCTTGTACGCGAAAGAGGTCGTGACCGGGGATCGATTGGTCTCGGCGATACGCCGGTTCGATCCCCAGGCGGAGGTGGAGGTCCCGGCCGACCACGAGAAAGGGCTTCTTCTTTGGATAAGCCACGCATCGCACGCGTTGATCGCGAAAATCCAAACGGAGGAGGGCGCCGGCGACAAAACGCGACTGCCAGAGCTACCAGCTGCTAAGGACTTCCAATCGTTATGTGACGGGGTTGGCCTGGCCGCAGTGGTGGCGTTTTATTGCCCCGGCGAGCTGAACTGGATGGACATCAGGGTGTCGAAGAGACCCTCGGTGGCGGACGCGCTGCACAATCTGTCATTGGTTCACGCGTTTTGTAACAGATGTTTACCGTATTCCATTTTTCACATGCAACCGGAGGACGTAACGTACATGAGGGG gTCTATGAAGCAAAATTTAGTCGTTTTTCTGGCGGACATGTATAACGTGTTGGAGATCCACCCTGCAAAGTGCGTACGTTACCCCGGCGAGGAGAGGGCGATGCAGTTCTTAGATG CCTGCCCGCGCAATAGTCATGGTGTAGCTCATAAAAGAAGTCTGCCACAGTCTATAGCTCCGATACCTGATCTGAGAAGCAACCTCTCCGTATCCGCGCCAGGCTTCACAG TTGCGAAAGCAGCATCGTCCTCCTCTGTCAAGAAGTCGCAATCATTGCAACAGACTGCCGAAAATTACTCTCACGATGACAG ACGGACGGGGAGCGAGGAGAGTTTCGTGGTTCATCGTGGTAAAGGCATTCCTACGTTAAGCTCCGTAGCAGATGAGAAGTCGGTAGCTAGAGCAGATGCCGCTGGTCGGCCGAGCAATTGGGAAGAACAGAGGAGAAGTTCTTATGCTGGCCGACGATCTAGGCGTAACAGCGTTTCGGATGACTCTCAGCTGACTATAGAAAACTTCGGTGGTTCTCAG GATAATTTACACAACTTCGGTAGAAATCCAGATAAAGAGGTTGGAGTTCATATTGGCAAACGGAGTACGACCGAGCCGACATTGCCTGCAAGATCGAGCGTTCAGGACGTGTATGGTAGTGGTGTGCAGCACATACTCGCGGACAACGGCTATGGAAATGATGAGCCTCCGAGATTGAGAAGGCAGACCTCGAACTCGAGCTTGGACAACGTGGCGCTGAAGCAAATTCTACATTCCAGTGATAACGATAATTCGGAGGGGGACACGTCGAAATTAGCTAGCTTCGCGAACTTGAACAGGCAAAGCTCAGAGAAAGGGATCAATTTAACTTACACCGAATCAGAGGATGCCACGACGAAATCGAATCTTACGATCAAGAAACACGGCCAGACAAACGGCAATGGTAACGGCGAGAAAAAAACAACGTTTGCCACGTTACCGAATACGACTACATGGCAGCAACAAAGCAACCAGCAGTCCCAACAGGCGGAACAACATTCTGTTG ATGAAAACGGTGGTAACACGATTATGGCCTCACAACTGAATAATATTAGattgaaactcgaagagaaacgTCGGCACATAGAGAACGAGAAGAGGAGAATGGAGGTTGTTATGTCGAAACAACGTCAGAAAGTGGGGAAAGCTGCGTTTTTGCAAGCTGTTACGAAG GGTAAGGTTAAGTCTCCCTCTTCATCAACGTCTGGGGGGGACAGTCCGGCCGAAATCGGTCCCCCCACTCCTGTAACCTCCGGATCTTCGGGGGAGACCCCGACAAGTGTTTCCGAGACGACCCCTGTACCCCAACAACCCTTTCAAGAAAAACCACAGAGACCCTTCTCGCTCAAG GAGATTAGTGAGGATGTGCGGGATGTAGAACATAAATGGTTGGAGCATGATGGTAATGCACCATTTATTGAAACAAGACGTACTCCAGACATTGAAAATATGGATCTTGAGCAGTATCATCAGTCTATATCACA ATTGAATAATAGTCTTAGTGAAATACAAGGAGACATACAGCGTTTAGCCAATCAGCAGAATCAGATACAACAGCAACATTTAATGTCACAGCATCAACAACAGATGCAGCAACAATTACAACAATTGCAAAGTCTGAGTCAGCATCATATGCaa AGTTTTGGAATGTCAGCCATGAACACTTTAAGCTCCAAATTACAAGAGCCTCAACAGtcacaattttatttacatgaTCAACCACAGTTGCAAAGACGAATGTGGGGTCAACCACCTCCTACTCAAAGTTTAGCAAATGAAATAGCTGCCGTAGGTTATCAACAGTCAATGGATCCACGATATGGGTCTCAATCAACAG gTTATCAGCAAGATATGCGTTTATATCAAGATACGCGAAATTGGGGAACACATTCTCACCAACAAAAAGGATTTGTTTTACATGATACTCCTCCAGAACCGAGGTATCTTAATGGTGGGGATCATAGTCTTTGTAATAATCAAATGAGTCATCCTGGTTCTACATATCCAACGTCTTCATCTATCTTTAATCAAACACCACCGTCTTCTGCTAGTCCTCAACATCGAAATGCT gTTCATCGAATAAGCCAGTTAATGAGTGAAAGTCCAGAACCAAAAAGGCCGACTGTACATCATATACCAATTAAGTGTGAAAGCCCTACAGAGAAGAGACAGGTTACTGCATTGCATGCACCTGTTCCAGCTCCACCAGTTGATGACATGAAACCACAAAATATATCGTTTATTG GAAATGATGATGAACTTTCACAAGGCATAAGAGGTTTGCACATCACGTCTGGCAGCCGTACATATAGAATTCCATCACCAACTAGACCTTCAATATCACGTAATTCATTTCAACCTCATCCATCATTAAGAGAGGCCACACCATCTCCATCAGGTACTCCAGAGGTCACGCCTCTCGATCCAACGGATGCTGGTGAAAAAGGTTTTTACATATGTTTCGATAATGACGCACCGAAGAAACCAAAACCAACTCTTAGAGTAAAGAGAACGTCTCCCAAGAAG gaACGAACAGCATCATCATATGTTGAAAACGAAGATTTTACCGTACGACCCGAATCTCCGGCTACCATTTCAGATAGACAAAAACTATTAGAGACTCAACGAGAGTTAGATCGAGAAAAACAGCGTCACATAGACGAAAGGGACTTCCAACGACATGAAATTAGAGATAAAGAGCTGCAAAGAGAAGTGGAAAGAGAAAAGCAAAGGGAAAGACGCGAGACCAGCGCAGAAAATCGACAATCAGGCGTTGGTTTAGTAATTGGAAATCAACTTGCGAATCCGGATCCA aattctCTGGATGAAATGGAACGTAAGAAAGAACGTATAATGCTTCTATCGCTGCAAAGAAGACAGCAGcaagaagaaatgaaagaaaggaaggaagctGAGGCACAAGCGCGTAGAgaacaagaaaaattaaaagcaGAAGAAAGAGCTcgtaaaaaggaagaagaaagacaGCGAAGAGCAGCTATTTTAGAACAACATAAAGTAAAGAAGGCAATAGAAGAGGCAGAAAGAGAA GGCAAAGTTATCGATAAGGAGCTTCTCAATgcaataaaaccaacaaaactacgTAATAAGACTGCTACAACTCGACCAAGACCTAAGACTATTCATGTGGATGCTGGTGCGGAATTGGATTCTGGAGCTCTTACGCCTAGTCGTGGCAAAAAGGGTTCTTCTTCGAATCTCAGTACAG TATCTTCCGTAGATTCACCCGACGACGGTAGAGGTTCCTCGCCTTGTCGAAGTATGAATCAGCTTGGCCGACGTGGTTCCTACAAGACGTCCAGAG ATGTGCAGGAGCCTCAGCAACAGGTTAGAGGCAGGCCTAAATACCCGAGTTACCAAAACTTTAAGGGGAGAAAATCTAATTCCTTGATGAATTTGTGTG GTTCGAGTAGTGATCAAGACGGTATGATGTGTCGATACACAGATACGGACAGCGGACTGGGCAGGGCAACACCACCGAGGAGGGCACCGAGTCCTGGCATGGGCAGCATGAGGCATCTTCCTTCACCATCAGGGCCTGGCTCTTTACCACCTGGTTTGATGACTAAAAGAAGGGTTTTCGATGACGGTAGCAGTGACATCAGTAGCACGCCAAGTTCGATGATGGACTATAATG GTCCAAGATTGTATAAACAGCCTACGACTAAGTCGAATCGTGGTATTATGTTAAATGCCGTGGAATACTGCGTATTTCCTGGTACGGTGAACAAGGAAGCAAAAAAAAGAGTTTTAGACGAAATTGCGAGATCGGAGAGCAagcattttcttattttatttcgagATGCTGGTTGCCAATTCCGGGCTCTCTACTCATACTGCCCTGACAGAGAAGAAGTATCGAAGTTGTACGGTACTGGACCGAAACAAGTTATGGATAAAATGTTCGACAAGTTTTTCAA atacaATTCGGGTGGAAAATGTTTTTCCCAAGTTCATACGAAGCATCTGACTGTAACCATAGATGCCTTTACAATACACAATAGTCTTTGGCAAGGGAAGAAAGTGAATTTGCCGAACAAGAAAGACATGCCTCtcgtcatatag
- the Patronin gene encoding calmodulin-regulated spectrin-associated protein patronin isoform X8: MWSAISRLFVKGKTVEPAPRTEDRTCDGVPGTVVHDFDAMDRNAGDDRRKGPAGEPQHAGPESEHFSDAYDSRQAKQRASVKWLLSKAYNNRVPENLREPYYVDHEDQEHLKPQIVHALSNAELYCLALANIYSDPNYHNQNHCGILQALARKGVYLTEPNNTQLTETILIQNSPLKMSAHMAVIEGLMVLYAKEVVTGDRLVSAIRRFDPQAEVEVPADHEKGLLLWISHASHALIAKIQTEEGAGDKTRLPELPAAKDFQSLCDGVGLAAVVAFYCPGELNWMDIRVSKRPSVADALHNLSLVHAFCNRCLPYSIFHMQPEDVTYMRGSMKQNLVVFLADMYNVLEIHPAKCVRYPGEERAMQFLDACPRNSHGVAHKRSLPQSIAPIPDLRSNLSVSAPGFTVAKAASSSSVKKSQSLQQTAENYSHDDRRTGSEESFVVHRGKGIPTLSSVADEKSVARADAAGRPSNWEEQRRSSYAGRRSRRNSVSDDSQLTIENFGGSQDNLHNFGRNPDKEVGVHIGKRSTTEPTLPARSSVQDVYGSGVQHILADNGYGNDEPPRLRRQTSNSSLDNVALKQILHSSDNDNSEGDTSKLASFANLNRQSSEKGINLTYTESEDATTKSNLTIKKHGQTNGNGNGEKKTTFATLPNTTTWQQQSNQQSQQAEQHSVDENGGNTIMASQLNNIRLKLEEKRRHIENEKRRMEVVMSKQRQKVGKAAFLQAVTKGKVKSPSSSTSGGDSPAEIGPPTPVTSGSSGETPTSVSETTPVPQQPFQEKPQRPFSLKEISEDVRDVEHKWLEHDGNAPFIETRRTPDIENMDLEQYHQSISQLNNSLSEIQGDIQRLANQQNQIQQQHLMSQHQQQMQQQLQQLQSLSQHHMQSFGMSAMNTLSSKLQEPQQSQFYLHDQPQLQRRMWGQPPPTQSLANEIAAVGYQQSMDPRYGSQSTGYQQDMRLYQDTRNWGTHSHQQKGFVLHDTPPEPRYLNGGDHSLCNNQMSHPGSTYPTSSSIFNQTPPSSASPQHRNAVHRISQLMSESPEPKRPTVHHIPIKCESPTEKRQVTALHAPVPAPPVDDMKPQNISFIGNDDELSQGIRGLHITSGSRTYRIPSPTRPSISRNSFQPHPSLREATPSPSGTPEVTPLDPTDAGEKGFYICFDNDAPKKPKPTLRVKRTSPKKERTASSYVENEDFTVRPESPATISDRQKLLETQRELDREKQRHIDERDFQRHEIRDKELQREVEREKQRERRETSAENRQSGVGLVIGNQLANPDPNSLDEMERKKERIMLLSLQRRQQQEEMKERKEAEAQARREQEKLKAEERARKKEEERQRRAAILEQHKVKKAIEEAEREGKVIDKELLNAIKPTKLRNKTATTRPRPKTIHVDAGAELDSGALTPSRGKKGSSSNLSTASLTSPTMRRDYYRGSQDSLTAAHFDERRSGPFYRGGSLRDSPDDGRGSSPCRSMNQLGRRGSYKTSRGSSSDQDGMMCRYTDTDSGLGRATPPRRAPSPGMGSMRHLPSPSGPGSLPPGLMTKRRVFDDGSSDISSTPSSMMDYNGPRLYKQPTTKSNRGIMLNAVEYCVFPGTVNKEAKKRVLDEIARSESKHFLILFRDAGCQFRALYSYCPDREEVSKLYGTGPKQVMDKMFDKFFKYNSGGKCFSQVHTKHLTVTIDAFTIHNSLWQGKKVNLPNKKDMPLVI, translated from the exons GATCAAGAACACCTGAAGCCGCAGATTGTCCACGCACTTTCCAATGCAGAACTGTACTGCCTGGCGCTGGCAAACATCTACTCGGATCCAAATTACCACAATCAGAACCACTGCGGTATTCTGCAAGCCCTTGCCAGAAAAGGTGTTTACCTCACGGAACCAAATAACACTCAACTCACCGAAACAATCCTCATTCAAAATTCACCACTCAAAATG TCCGCGCATATGGCTGTGATAGAGGGCCTGATGGTCTTGTACGCGAAAGAGGTCGTGACCGGGGATCGATTGGTCTCGGCGATACGCCGGTTCGATCCCCAGGCGGAGGTGGAGGTCCCGGCCGACCACGAGAAAGGGCTTCTTCTTTGGATAAGCCACGCATCGCACGCGTTGATCGCGAAAATCCAAACGGAGGAGGGCGCCGGCGACAAAACGCGACTGCCAGAGCTACCAGCTGCTAAGGACTTCCAATCGTTATGTGACGGGGTTGGCCTGGCCGCAGTGGTGGCGTTTTATTGCCCCGGCGAGCTGAACTGGATGGACATCAGGGTGTCGAAGAGACCCTCGGTGGCGGACGCGCTGCACAATCTGTCATTGGTTCACGCGTTTTGTAACAGATGTTTACCGTATTCCATTTTTCACATGCAACCGGAGGACGTAACGTACATGAGGGG gTCTATGAAGCAAAATTTAGTCGTTTTTCTGGCGGACATGTATAACGTGTTGGAGATCCACCCTGCAAAGTGCGTACGTTACCCCGGCGAGGAGAGGGCGATGCAGTTCTTAGATG CCTGCCCGCGCAATAGTCATGGTGTAGCTCATAAAAGAAGTCTGCCACAGTCTATAGCTCCGATACCTGATCTGAGAAGCAACCTCTCCGTATCCGCGCCAGGCTTCACAG TTGCGAAAGCAGCATCGTCCTCCTCTGTCAAGAAGTCGCAATCATTGCAACAGACTGCCGAAAATTACTCTCACGATGACAG ACGGACGGGGAGCGAGGAGAGTTTCGTGGTTCATCGTGGTAAAGGCATTCCTACGTTAAGCTCCGTAGCAGATGAGAAGTCGGTAGCTAGAGCAGATGCCGCTGGTCGGCCGAGCAATTGGGAAGAACAGAGGAGAAGTTCTTATGCTGGCCGACGATCTAGGCGTAACAGCGTTTCGGATGACTCTCAGCTGACTATAGAAAACTTCGGTGGTTCTCAG GATAATTTACACAACTTCGGTAGAAATCCAGATAAAGAGGTTGGAGTTCATATTGGCAAACGGAGTACGACCGAGCCGACATTGCCTGCAAGATCGAGCGTTCAGGACGTGTATGGTAGTGGTGTGCAGCACATACTCGCGGACAACGGCTATGGAAATGATGAGCCTCCGAGATTGAGAAGGCAGACCTCGAACTCGAGCTTGGACAACGTGGCGCTGAAGCAAATTCTACATTCCAGTGATAACGATAATTCGGAGGGGGACACGTCGAAATTAGCTAGCTTCGCGAACTTGAACAGGCAAAGCTCAGAGAAAGGGATCAATTTAACTTACACCGAATCAGAGGATGCCACGACGAAATCGAATCTTACGATCAAGAAACACGGCCAGACAAACGGCAATGGTAACGGCGAGAAAAAAACAACGTTTGCCACGTTACCGAATACGACTACATGGCAGCAACAAAGCAACCAGCAGTCCCAACAGGCGGAACAACATTCTGTTG ATGAAAACGGTGGTAACACGATTATGGCCTCACAACTGAATAATATTAGattgaaactcgaagagaaacgTCGGCACATAGAGAACGAGAAGAGGAGAATGGAGGTTGTTATGTCGAAACAACGTCAGAAAGTGGGGAAAGCTGCGTTTTTGCAAGCTGTTACGAAG GGTAAGGTTAAGTCTCCCTCTTCATCAACGTCTGGGGGGGACAGTCCGGCCGAAATCGGTCCCCCCACTCCTGTAACCTCCGGATCTTCGGGGGAGACCCCGACAAGTGTTTCCGAGACGACCCCTGTACCCCAACAACCCTTTCAAGAAAAACCACAGAGACCCTTCTCGCTCAAG GAGATTAGTGAGGATGTGCGGGATGTAGAACATAAATGGTTGGAGCATGATGGTAATGCACCATTTATTGAAACAAGACGTACTCCAGACATTGAAAATATGGATCTTGAGCAGTATCATCAGTCTATATCACA ATTGAATAATAGTCTTAGTGAAATACAAGGAGACATACAGCGTTTAGCCAATCAGCAGAATCAGATACAACAGCAACATTTAATGTCACAGCATCAACAACAGATGCAGCAACAATTACAACAATTGCAAAGTCTGAGTCAGCATCATATGCaa AGTTTTGGAATGTCAGCCATGAACACTTTAAGCTCCAAATTACAAGAGCCTCAACAGtcacaattttatttacatgaTCAACCACAGTTGCAAAGACGAATGTGGGGTCAACCACCTCCTACTCAAAGTTTAGCAAATGAAATAGCTGCCGTAGGTTATCAACAGTCAATGGATCCACGATATGGGTCTCAATCAACAG gTTATCAGCAAGATATGCGTTTATATCAAGATACGCGAAATTGGGGAACACATTCTCACCAACAAAAAGGATTTGTTTTACATGATACTCCTCCAGAACCGAGGTATCTTAATGGTGGGGATCATAGTCTTTGTAATAATCAAATGAGTCATCCTGGTTCTACATATCCAACGTCTTCATCTATCTTTAATCAAACACCACCGTCTTCTGCTAGTCCTCAACATCGAAATGCT gTTCATCGAATAAGCCAGTTAATGAGTGAAAGTCCAGAACCAAAAAGGCCGACTGTACATCATATACCAATTAAGTGTGAAAGCCCTACAGAGAAGAGACAGGTTACTGCATTGCATGCACCTGTTCCAGCTCCACCAGTTGATGACATGAAACCACAAAATATATCGTTTATTG GAAATGATGATGAACTTTCACAAGGCATAAGAGGTTTGCACATCACGTCTGGCAGCCGTACATATAGAATTCCATCACCAACTAGACCTTCAATATCACGTAATTCATTTCAACCTCATCCATCATTAAGAGAGGCCACACCATCTCCATCAGGTACTCCAGAGGTCACGCCTCTCGATCCAACGGATGCTGGTGAAAAAGGTTTTTACATATGTTTCGATAATGACGCACCGAAGAAACCAAAACCAACTCTTAGAGTAAAGAGAACGTCTCCCAAGAAG gaACGAACAGCATCATCATATGTTGAAAACGAAGATTTTACCGTACGACCCGAATCTCCGGCTACCATTTCAGATAGACAAAAACTATTAGAGACTCAACGAGAGTTAGATCGAGAAAAACAGCGTCACATAGACGAAAGGGACTTCCAACGACATGAAATTAGAGATAAAGAGCTGCAAAGAGAAGTGGAAAGAGAAAAGCAAAGGGAAAGACGCGAGACCAGCGCAGAAAATCGACAATCAGGCGTTGGTTTAGTAATTGGAAATCAACTTGCGAATCCGGATCCA aattctCTGGATGAAATGGAACGTAAGAAAGAACGTATAATGCTTCTATCGCTGCAAAGAAGACAGCAGcaagaagaaatgaaagaaaggaaggaagctGAGGCACAAGCGCGTAGAgaacaagaaaaattaaaagcaGAAGAAAGAGCTcgtaaaaaggaagaagaaagacaGCGAAGAGCAGCTATTTTAGAACAACATAAAGTAAAGAAGGCAATAGAAGAGGCAGAAAGAGAA GGCAAAGTTATCGATAAGGAGCTTCTCAATgcaataaaaccaacaaaactacgTAATAAGACTGCTACAACTCGACCAAGACCTAAGACTATTCATGTGGATGCTGGTGCGGAATTGGATTCTGGAGCTCTTACGCCTAGTCGTGGCAAAAAGGGTTCTTCTTCGAATCTCAGTACAG CGTCGCTGACCTCCCCGACGATGAGACGAGACTACTACCGAGGCTCGCAGGACAGTCTCACTGCTGCTCATTTCGATGAACGACGTTCCGGCCCTTTTTATCGGGGCGGCAGTCTCAGGG ATTCACCCGACGACGGTAGAGGTTCCTCGCCTTGTCGAAGTATGAATCAGCTTGGCCGACGTGGTTCCTACAAGACGTCCAGAG GTTCGAGTAGTGATCAAGACGGTATGATGTGTCGATACACAGATACGGACAGCGGACTGGGCAGGGCAACACCACCGAGGAGGGCACCGAGTCCTGGCATGGGCAGCATGAGGCATCTTCCTTCACCATCAGGGCCTGGCTCTTTACCACCTGGTTTGATGACTAAAAGAAGGGTTTTCGATGACGGTAGCAGTGACATCAGTAGCACGCCAAGTTCGATGATGGACTATAATG GTCCAAGATTGTATAAACAGCCTACGACTAAGTCGAATCGTGGTATTATGTTAAATGCCGTGGAATACTGCGTATTTCCTGGTACGGTGAACAAGGAAGCAAAAAAAAGAGTTTTAGACGAAATTGCGAGATCGGAGAGCAagcattttcttattttatttcgagATGCTGGTTGCCAATTCCGGGCTCTCTACTCATACTGCCCTGACAGAGAAGAAGTATCGAAGTTGTACGGTACTGGACCGAAACAAGTTATGGATAAAATGTTCGACAAGTTTTTCAA atacaATTCGGGTGGAAAATGTTTTTCCCAAGTTCATACGAAGCATCTGACTGTAACCATAGATGCCTTTACAATACACAATAGTCTTTGGCAAGGGAAGAAAGTGAATTTGCCGAACAAGAAAGACATGCCTCtcgtcatatag